A region from the Gemmatimonadota bacterium genome encodes:
- a CDS encoding FAD-dependent oxidoreductase — MSSSPFVAIIGGGPTGLGAATRMEELGHRDWALFDAFPHAGGLSSSFVDERGFTWDIGGHVLFSHYRYFDALMDRALGDAWVEHVREAWVWMRDRWLPYPFQNNIRRLPTDELIACIEGLIDLQGRERERPASFDQWLLGQFGQGLCDVFMFPYNFKVWAYPPATMDVGWMGERVAPVDLKRVVRNVVLGSDDVGWGPNSTFRFPLHGGTGAIWRAVAAQLPQERLQLGRRVISVDLHERRLTLESGERVAYDHLVSTMPLDLLLGILKGGEALAPEARRFVHSSSHIVGVGFDGPVPDELRTKCWMYFPEDSSPFYRVTVFSNYSPHNVPRPGQQWSLMAEVSESPAKPVDSSRVVQDVIDGFRASRLIRPDERIVSTWHRRMEHGYPTPWLGRDEVLAPIEAALSEHGILSRGRFGAWKYEVSNQDHSLMQGVEAVGRILEGTTEYTFHGDMRDWLDPVEARV, encoded by the coding sequence ATGAGCAGCTCACCCTTCGTAGCCATCATCGGTGGCGGCCCGACCGGTCTCGGGGCCGCCACGCGCATGGAGGAGCTCGGCCACCGCGACTGGGCGCTGTTCGACGCCTTCCCGCACGCGGGCGGGCTCTCCTCCTCGTTCGTCGATGAGCGGGGGTTCACCTGGGACATCGGTGGGCACGTCCTCTTCTCGCACTATCGTTACTTCGACGCCCTCATGGACCGGGCACTCGGGGATGCGTGGGTCGAGCACGTGCGCGAGGCCTGGGTCTGGATGCGGGACCGCTGGCTCCCCTACCCCTTCCAGAACAACATCCGGCGCCTGCCCACCGATGAGCTGATCGCGTGCATCGAAGGCCTGATCGACCTGCAAGGGCGCGAGCGCGAGCGCCCCGCCTCCTTCGACCAGTGGTTGCTCGGCCAGTTCGGTCAGGGGCTGTGCGACGTGTTCATGTTCCCCTACAACTTCAAGGTGTGGGCCTATCCGCCGGCCACCATGGACGTGGGGTGGATGGGTGAGCGCGTGGCACCGGTGGACCTGAAGCGCGTGGTGCGGAACGTGGTGCTGGGCAGCGACGACGTGGGCTGGGGCCCCAACTCCACCTTCCGCTTTCCGCTTCACGGCGGAACCGGCGCCATCTGGCGCGCGGTCGCGGCGCAGCTTCCGCAGGAACGCCTGCAGCTGGGACGTCGCGTGATCTCCGTCGATCTGCATGAGCGCCGTCTGACCCTGGAGAGCGGCGAGCGGGTGGCCTACGACCACCTCGTGAGCACCATGCCGCTCGACCTTCTGCTGGGCATCCTGAAGGGTGGTGAAGCTTTGGCGCCTGAGGCACGACGCTTCGTCCACTCCTCCAGCCACATCGTGGGCGTGGGCTTCGACGGCCCGGTGCCGGACGAGCTCCGGACCAAGTGCTGGATGTACTTCCCGGAAGACTCCTCCCCCTTCTACCGGGTCACGGTGTTCAGCAACTACTCGCCGCACAATGTCCCTCGCCCCGGCCAGCAGTGGTCGCTCATGGCCGAGGTGAGCGAGTCGCCCGCCAAGCCGGTCGACAGCAGCCGCGTCGTGCAGGACGTCATCGACGGATTCCGTGCCAGCCGCCTGATCCGTCCCGATGAGCGCATCGTGAGCACCTGGCACCGTCGGATGGAGCACGGCTACCCTACGCCGTGGTTGGGCCGGGACGAGGTCCTCGCACCGATCGAGGCGGCCCTCAGCGAGCACGGTATCCTGAGCCGTGGACGCTTCGGCGCCTGGAAGTACGAGGTCTCCAACCAGGATCACTCGCTCATGCAGGGCGTGGAGGCCGTCGGACGAATCCTGGAAGGTACGACCGAGTACACCTTCCACGGTGACATGCGCGACTGGCTGGATCCGGTGGAGGCGCGCGTCTAG
- a CDS encoding GTPase domain-containing protein, producing MVIRKVCLVGEPGAGKTSLIQAWVGPDAVPMASPHPDVRVHRKVARAQGSEVSLVLIDLSRRAAGETYPPEFLRGCAGYVLVVDASRPPSTDSALWLRTRIEAASGALPFVVAANKQDLVSGGAYDSGALVPLAGDPEWVVPTSARTGEGVPTVFDRLALRILRPAAPLLRARLV from the coding sequence ATGGTGATTCGCAAGGTCTGCCTGGTCGGCGAGCCGGGCGCGGGCAAGACCTCTTTGATCCAGGCCTGGGTGGGCCCCGACGCCGTGCCCATGGCGTCTCCCCACCCCGACGTGCGCGTGCATCGCAAGGTTGCGCGTGCTCAGGGCAGCGAGGTCTCCCTCGTTCTCATTGACCTCTCCCGCCGCGCGGCGGGTGAGACGTATCCGCCGGAGTTCCTGCGAGGATGTGCAGGCTACGTATTGGTGGTCGACGCGAGCAGACCACCGAGCACGGACTCGGCGCTTTGGCTGCGGACACGCATCGAAGCGGCGTCCGGAGCGCTCCCTTTCGTTGTGGCGGCCAACAAGCAGGATCTCGTGAGCGGCGGTGCGTACGACTCCGGCGCCCTCGTTCCGTTGGCGGGGGATCCGGAGTGGGTCGTTCCCACCAGCGCGCGCACCGGTGAGGGCGTCCCAACGGTCTTCGACCGACTGGCGCTGCGCATCCTTCGGCCGGCCGCCCCCTTGCTTCGCGCCCGACTGGTCTGA
- a CDS encoding zf-HC2 domain-containing protein, whose translation MTEPTSGAGLDREVAGLSCRDVLDGLSEYLDGALEPGERARVEAHLRGCDHCERFGGRVAAVIATLRRSLEPVPLSAEQREALTRRLRSSGAIP comes from the coding sequence ATGACTGAGCCAACCAGTGGAGCGGGGCTCGACCGCGAGGTCGCGGGGCTCTCTTGCCGGGACGTCCTCGACGGGCTCTCCGAGTATCTGGACGGGGCACTGGAGCCGGGGGAGCGGGCGCGTGTGGAGGCGCACCTGCGAGGGTGCGATCATTGCGAGCGCTTCGGCGGCCGCGTGGCGGCTGTCATCGCTACCCTGCGGCGGAGTCTGGAGCCCGTCCCGCTCAGTGCCGAGCAGCGTGAGGCGTTGACGCGTAGGCTGCGGAGCTCGGGAGCGATTCCCTAA
- a CDS encoding glycosyltransferase family 2 protein, with amino-acid sequence MNPILTVVMPAYNEEEAIRDAVADVQTHVLDKVAGAELLVVNDGSKDGTGPLLDELAASDPRVQVLHKPNGGHGSALIAGLGRASGEWAFLIDSDRQIPLEDFAALWNAVQNGADAAFGVRRRRNDPRVRLWLTAVIRQALRALFGVSMYDANVPFKVFRKEIWDAARPLIPDDTLAPSLFLAVYVRRAGLRVREVDVTHKERETGEVSIKRWKLIKFSARAFRQLLAFRGALRAAPRRAPLPESQVAG; translated from the coding sequence GTGAATCCCATCCTCACGGTGGTGATGCCCGCCTACAATGAAGAAGAGGCCATCCGCGACGCGGTCGCGGACGTACAGACCCACGTGCTCGACAAGGTGGCGGGTGCCGAGCTCCTCGTGGTCAACGACGGCTCGAAGGACGGCACCGGCCCCTTGCTGGACGAGCTTGCCGCCAGCGACCCCCGTGTGCAGGTGCTGCACAAGCCCAATGGCGGCCACGGGTCGGCGTTGATCGCCGGACTCGGACGTGCGTCCGGGGAGTGGGCCTTCCTGATCGATTCGGACCGGCAGATCCCGCTGGAGGACTTCGCGGCGCTGTGGAATGCGGTGCAGAACGGTGCAGACGCCGCGTTCGGCGTCCGTCGCCGCCGCAACGACCCCCGCGTGCGTCTGTGGTTGACCGCCGTGATCCGCCAGGCGCTGCGCGCCCTCTTCGGTGTCTCGATGTACGACGCCAATGTGCCCTTCAAGGTCTTCCGCAAGGAGATCTGGGACGCCGCCCGCCCGCTCATCCCGGACGATACGCTCGCCCCGTCGCTCTTCCTGGCGGTCTACGTCCGTCGCGCGGGTCTCAGGGTCCGGGAGGTGGATGTCACGCACAAGGAACGCGAAACGGGTGAGGTGTCGATCAAGCGCTGGAAGCTGATCAAGTTCTCGGCCCGGGCCTTCCGACAGCTCCTTGCCTTTCGCGGCGCGCTCCGGGCGGCGCCACGCCGGGCTCCCCTTCCCGAGTCACAGGTCGCCGGATGA
- a CDS encoding leishmanolysin-related zinc metalloendopeptidase, with amino-acid sequence MRFLPSRSGLRSITHARAFLAAALVLAGCDTVTVVGPASQTGPELPQTVAAAGGFDIVTTGVSPLPPSVERALSEATTRWRSVVRGDLPDEQVDVPAGLCNVPHEAISRRVDDLLIFVEVNRIDGPGGALASAGPCMLRRGSRLPILGIVRVDSDDVARLAAADELSGVLLHEIGHVLGLGPLWEGLGQLSGAGSANPVHTGAHAIAEYRAAGGAEGPVPLENSGSIATRDVHWREAALGAEIMTGWINHHTRNPLSRVTVGALEDLGYVVDYSAADPFSATAAGSQVLTGFTIEEVPAPPPRLSRF; translated from the coding sequence GTGCGTTTCCTCCCGTCTCGTTCCGGGCTTCGCAGCATCACGCACGCGCGTGCGTTTCTGGCTGCTGCGCTCGTGCTGGCGGGATGTGATACCGTCACCGTGGTCGGCCCCGCATCGCAGACAGGACCTGAGCTTCCGCAGACCGTGGCGGCCGCGGGCGGGTTCGACATCGTCACCACGGGCGTGTCCCCGCTCCCCCCATCCGTGGAGCGCGCGCTCTCGGAGGCGACGACACGGTGGCGGAGCGTTGTTCGCGGAGACTTGCCGGACGAGCAGGTGGACGTGCCGGCGGGGCTCTGCAACGTGCCGCACGAGGCGATCTCCCGGCGCGTGGACGACCTGCTGATCTTCGTCGAGGTGAATCGCATCGACGGGCCGGGCGGAGCGCTGGCATCGGCGGGACCGTGCATGCTCCGTCGTGGATCCCGTCTTCCCATCCTCGGTATCGTGCGGGTGGACTCGGATGACGTGGCGCGACTGGCCGCGGCGGACGAGTTGTCCGGCGTGCTGTTGCACGAGATCGGACACGTGCTCGGACTGGGACCGCTTTGGGAAGGCCTCGGCCAGCTCAGCGGCGCCGGCAGCGCCAACCCGGTGCACACCGGGGCGCATGCCATCGCAGAGTACCGCGCCGCTGGCGGCGCCGAGGGCCCCGTGCCGCTCGAGAATTCAGGGAGCATCGCCACGCGGGACGTGCACTGGCGCGAGGCGGCGTTGGGGGCCGAGATCATGACCGGCTGGATCAACCACCACACGCGTAATCCGTTGAGCCGCGTGACCGTGGGTGCCCTGGAAGACCTCGGCTACGTGGTGGACTACAGCGCAGCCGATCCCTTCAGCGCGACGGCGGCCGGCTCGCAGGTGCTCACCGGGTTCACGATCGAGGAGGTCCCGGCACCCCCTCCACGGTTGAGCCGCTTCTAG
- a CDS encoding amino acid permease: MSEPSQPVQGPRPPGPPTRFGPYAALSVVVANMIGTGVFTSLGFQLLDITSPFALLMLWVVGGVAAFCGALTYAELGAALPRSGGEYTFLGRIYHPAAGFISGWVSASIGFAAPTALAAITFGTYVRSVVPAANAALLASALVVIFTVVHASTRRNSSTVQSVFTTFKVLLILTFCVAAWTLTPSPQPVPLLPDAAGLSALTSGAFAVSLIYVSYAYTGWNAATYLTSELERPQRTLPWILGLGTGLVLVLYVALNHAFLYAAPQADLVGKLEVGYVAATHTFGARGGEIMGLVLAALLVSTVSAMVLAGPRVLQVIGEDYHLFRFLARTNRDGIPWAAIATQGAVSVLFILTGSFESILVFAGFTLGLNSFFTVLGVFVLRWRQPDLERPYRTWGYPVTPLVYLSLTLWTLAFLLVDRPQEAGLGLAIVASGGLLYRLTGRPAKVSKDGA, from the coding sequence ATGTCTGAGCCATCCCAGCCGGTACAGGGTCCGAGGCCGCCCGGCCCTCCGACCCGGTTCGGCCCCTACGCCGCCCTGTCGGTCGTGGTGGCCAACATGATCGGTACGGGTGTCTTCACGAGCCTGGGATTCCAACTCCTCGACATCACCTCCCCGTTCGCGCTGCTGATGCTGTGGGTGGTGGGGGGTGTGGCCGCCTTCTGCGGAGCGCTCACCTACGCCGAGCTCGGGGCCGCCCTGCCCCGGTCCGGCGGCGAATACACGTTTCTGGGTCGCATCTACCATCCGGCCGCCGGGTTCATCTCCGGGTGGGTGTCGGCCAGCATCGGCTTCGCCGCACCCACGGCGCTGGCCGCCATCACCTTCGGCACCTACGTGCGGTCCGTCGTTCCGGCCGCGAACGCCGCGCTGCTGGCGAGCGCCCTGGTGGTGATCTTCACCGTGGTGCACGCCTCCACGCGGCGGAACTCGAGCACCGTCCAGAGCGTGTTCACCACGTTCAAGGTGTTGCTGATCCTGACCTTCTGCGTGGCAGCCTGGACGTTGACTCCGTCCCCCCAACCCGTGCCGCTGCTGCCTGACGCGGCGGGGCTGTCAGCGCTGACCAGCGGTGCGTTCGCCGTGTCGCTCATCTATGTCTCCTACGCCTACACCGGATGGAACGCAGCCACCTACCTCACCAGCGAGCTGGAACGGCCGCAGCGCACGTTGCCCTGGATCCTGGGCTTGGGCACGGGGCTGGTGCTCGTGCTCTATGTGGCGCTCAACCACGCTTTCCTCTACGCAGCCCCCCAAGCGGATCTGGTGGGCAAGCTGGAAGTAGGCTACGTAGCCGCCACGCACACCTTCGGAGCGCGAGGCGGCGAGATCATGGGTTTGGTGCTGGCCGCGCTCCTCGTCTCCACCGTCAGTGCGATGGTGCTGGCGGGCCCGCGGGTGCTGCAGGTGATCGGAGAGGACTATCACCTCTTTCGCTTCCTGGCGCGGACCAACCGCGACGGGATTCCCTGGGCGGCCATCGCCACGCAGGGCGCAGTGAGCGTGCTGTTCATCCTCACGGGGTCGTTCGAGTCCATCCTGGTCTTCGCAGGCTTCACGTTGGGGCTGAACTCCTTCTTCACGGTGCTGGGCGTGTTCGTGCTACGCTGGCGCCAACCGGACCTGGAGCGGCCCTACCGGACCTGGGGATATCCGGTCACCCCGCTCGTCTACCTTTCCCTGACCCTGTGGACGCTCGCGTTCCTGCTGGTGGACCGGCCCCAGGAGGCCGGCCTGGGACTGGCGATCGTCGCGTCGGGTGGTCTGCTCTACCGCCTCACCGGGCGACCCGCGAAGGTCTCAAAGGATGGGGCTTGA
- a CDS encoding acyl-CoA dehydrogenase family protein has translation MAERFQGVDFYALDAHFSEEERMVRDTVRDWVEDRVLPLIGDAYIERRFPRELIPEMGELGVLGANLPEQYGCAGLNNVAYGLIMQEMERGDSGLRSFASVQGALVMYPIYAFGSEEHRTSWLPKLASGEAIGCFGLTEPDYGSNPAGMLTNARKTSDGWVLNGTKMWITNGSMADVAVIWAQTREQGDTKGIRGFVVPTNTPGFSARDQKGKLSLLASDTSELALQDVHVPDSALMPKTDGLKNPLMCLTQARYGIAWGVVGAAMACYHEALSYAKTRVMFDGPIGGKQIQQVRLADMVTRITQGQLLAYHLGRMKDAGTMMPQQVSMAKRANVDMACECAREARRLLGANGILIEYSAMRHMSNLESVYTYEGTHDVHSLILGQTVTGVAAF, from the coding sequence ATGGCCGAGAGATTCCAGGGAGTCGACTTCTACGCGCTGGACGCCCACTTCTCCGAGGAGGAGCGGATGGTCCGCGACACCGTCCGGGACTGGGTCGAAGACCGCGTGCTGCCGCTCATCGGCGACGCCTACATCGAGCGCCGCTTCCCGCGGGAGTTGATCCCCGAAATGGGCGAGCTCGGTGTGTTGGGAGCGAACCTCCCTGAGCAATACGGCTGCGCTGGTCTCAACAACGTCGCCTACGGGCTCATCATGCAGGAGATGGAGCGCGGCGACTCCGGACTCCGCTCCTTCGCCTCCGTACAGGGGGCGTTGGTGATGTATCCCATCTATGCCTTCGGGAGCGAGGAGCATCGGACCAGCTGGTTGCCGAAGCTGGCCAGCGGCGAGGCCATCGGCTGTTTCGGTCTCACCGAGCCGGACTACGGCTCCAACCCGGCGGGCATGCTGACGAACGCCCGCAAGACGTCGGACGGATGGGTTCTGAACGGTACGAAAATGTGGATCACGAACGGATCCATGGCGGACGTGGCCGTCATCTGGGCGCAGACCCGGGAGCAAGGCGACACCAAGGGGATCCGGGGGTTCGTGGTTCCGACAAACACGCCCGGGTTCAGCGCGCGCGACCAGAAGGGGAAGCTCTCTCTGCTGGCGTCGGACACGAGTGAGTTGGCGCTGCAGGACGTGCACGTACCCGACTCGGCGCTGATGCCGAAGACCGACGGACTGAAGAACCCCCTCATGTGTCTCACCCAGGCCCGTTACGGCATCGCCTGGGGGGTGGTGGGCGCGGCCATGGCCTGCTACCACGAGGCCCTGTCCTACGCCAAGACCCGCGTGATGTTCGACGGTCCCATTGGAGGCAAGCAGATCCAGCAGGTGCGCCTCGCCGATATGGTGACCCGAATCACGCAGGGGCAGCTACTCGCGTACCATCTGGGTCGCATGAAGGATGCGGGCACCATGATGCCGCAGCAGGTCTCGATGGCCAAGCGTGCCAACGTAGACATGGCCTGCGAATGCGCGCGCGAGGCGCGCCGCCTGTTGGGGGCCAACGGGATCCTGATCGAGTATTCGGCGATGCGCCACATGTCGAACCTCGAGTCGGTGTACACCTACGAGGGGACGCACGACGTCCACTCGCTCATCCTGGGCCAGACGGTAACCGGCGTCGCCGCCTTCTGA
- a CDS encoding VOC family protein — MSEVAKGKHLWFDLMTTDPGAAKDFYTKVVGWKPEKWQSQNAPMPYDMWMTENGPIGGVMQLPEEAAKMGAPSHWIAYIGTPDVDQTVEQAKKLGATLLHGPMDIPEVGRFATLADPFGAVFAAYTPAGEMPGHDGMPRPGEMSWHELMTKDWGKAFDFYATLFGWEKGEPMDMGPMGVYQIFHQGGAPIGGMMNLPDGVPVSHWMYYVRVSDLDGALDRVKANGGQVLNGPMDVPGGDKIAQCMDPTGAAFALHMSAQA, encoded by the coding sequence ATGAGCGAAGTCGCCAAGGGCAAGCATCTCTGGTTCGACCTGATGACCACCGATCCAGGTGCCGCCAAGGACTTCTATACCAAAGTGGTCGGCTGGAAGCCGGAGAAGTGGCAGAGCCAGAACGCGCCGATGCCCTACGACATGTGGATGACGGAGAACGGTCCCATCGGCGGTGTCATGCAGCTTCCGGAGGAAGCGGCCAAGATGGGCGCGCCCTCCCACTGGATCGCCTACATCGGGACGCCCGACGTCGACCAGACCGTGGAGCAGGCCAAGAAGCTGGGCGCAACGCTGCTGCACGGACCGATGGACATCCCAGAGGTGGGTCGCTTCGCCACCCTCGCCGATCCATTCGGCGCCGTCTTCGCGGCCTACACGCCTGCGGGGGAGATGCCCGGTCACGACGGGATGCCTCGCCCGGGTGAGATGTCCTGGCACGAGCTGATGACCAAGGACTGGGGCAAGGCCTTCGACTTCTACGCCACGTTGTTCGGTTGGGAAAAGGGTGAGCCCATGGACATGGGTCCCATGGGCGTCTACCAGATCTTCCACCAGGGTGGCGCACCCATCGGGGGCATGATGAACCTTCCGGACGGCGTGCCGGTCAGCCACTGGATGTACTATGTGCGCGTGAGCGATCTCGACGGCGCCCTCGATCGGGTGAAGGCCAACGGGGGCCAGGTCCTGAACGGCCCCATGGACGTCCCTGGGGGCGACAAGATCGCACAGTGCATGGACCCCACCGGTGCAGCCTTTGCGCTGCACATGTCGGCGCAAGCGTAA
- a CDS encoding RNA polymerase sigma factor, producing the protein MSRDDHELLDRSADGDRAAFESFVSSHADAVFRFLRVHTESEADAEDALQEVFMAAWRGAAGFRGGSGRAWVLTIARNAAHRLYRRRVGEPAHFVDLESTEVLGLQAGWGQPDGGQEDDVDVLRRAFERLSSEDREILALRELEGFSGEETADVLGLSLAAMKSRLHRARLRLTAAVREAGDD; encoded by the coding sequence GTGAGCCGGGACGATCACGAGCTCCTCGACCGTAGCGCAGACGGCGACCGGGCCGCCTTCGAGAGCTTCGTATCCAGCCACGCGGACGCGGTGTTCCGCTTTCTGCGCGTGCACACGGAGAGCGAAGCGGATGCGGAGGATGCCCTTCAGGAGGTGTTCATGGCGGCCTGGCGGGGTGCGGCGGGCTTCAGGGGCGGGTCGGGGCGCGCCTGGGTGCTGACCATCGCTCGCAATGCCGCGCACCGACTCTATCGTCGACGCGTGGGCGAGCCCGCCCACTTCGTAGACCTCGAGTCGACGGAGGTCCTCGGGCTCCAAGCCGGCTGGGGGCAGCCCGACGGTGGGCAGGAAGACGACGTCGACGTGTTGCGGCGGGCGTTCGAGCGGTTGAGCTCCGAGGATCGGGAGATCCTGGCGCTACGCGAGTTGGAGGGATTCTCCGGAGAGGAGACGGCCGACGTGCTCGGATTGTCCTTGGCCGCCATGAAGAGCCGGTTGCACAGGGCGCGGCTGCGGCTCACCGCCGCCGTGCGGGAGGCGGGTGATGACTGA
- a CDS encoding helix-turn-helix transcriptional regulator, which produces MGRPFGHAVTSILAALEGGVSYGLDLTEQTGLLPGTVYTTLRRLEKRKLIAGRWEDAELAEAERRPRRRYYALTAAGARALGEARARVGGPLPGVRSDGLRIVGDAES; this is translated from the coding sequence GTGGGGCGTCCGTTCGGACACGCGGTGACCAGCATCCTCGCCGCTCTCGAGGGTGGGGTGAGCTACGGCCTGGATCTGACCGAGCAGACGGGCCTTCTGCCGGGAACGGTCTACACGACCCTACGTCGCTTGGAAAAGCGCAAGCTCATCGCGGGCCGCTGGGAGGATGCGGAGCTCGCAGAAGCCGAGCGCCGGCCGCGACGCCGCTACTACGCGCTGACGGCCGCAGGCGCCAGAGCACTTGGGGAGGCCCGCGCGCGCGTGGGTGGACCTCTCCCCGGCGTGCGTTCCGACGGCCTACGCATCGTCGGAGACGCCGAGTCGTGA
- a CDS encoding DinB family protein, with amino-acid sequence MTAKDLIQSQFGLIYQVVSANTEGLSHADSLRQPDPGGNCANWILGHLTHVQNSAMQLLGEAPVWESEQLTRAGEDPITRAEGAIDWDTMRSAFLASKDRCLAAIARQSDAELMQGGIPHPFGGETTRQELLALLAFHQAYHAGQLAISRRVAGYPGAVRAPGQN; translated from the coding sequence ATGACGGCGAAGGACCTCATCCAATCCCAGTTCGGTTTGATCTACCAGGTCGTCTCCGCCAACACGGAGGGGCTCTCCCACGCCGATTCTCTCCGACAGCCGGATCCGGGTGGCAACTGCGCCAACTGGATCCTCGGGCACCTGACCCACGTGCAGAACTCCGCCATGCAACTCCTGGGAGAGGCCCCCGTATGGGAGAGCGAACAGCTCACCCGCGCCGGCGAGGACCCCATCACGCGGGCGGAGGGCGCCATCGACTGGGACACCATGCGGTCCGCCTTCCTTGCGTCCAAGGACCGCTGCCTGGCGGCAATTGCCCGCCAGAGCGATGCGGAACTCATGCAGGGCGGCATCCCGCACCCGTTCGGGGGCGAGACGACGCGGCAGGAGCTGCTGGCGCTGCTGGCCTTCCACCAGGCCTATCATGCCGGCCAGCTCGCGATTTCTCGTCGGGTGGCCGGCTATCCGGGCGCGGTGCGCGCCCCCGGCCAGAACTAG
- a CDS encoding MarR family transcriptional regulator: protein MEPSRSREQKPKPLEFISPLHKATRQIGEFIETDSRERGVEPSEGHLLSYTTLYGPCPVSQLTRVFGYKPSTLTGMLDRLEERGLLTREPNPEDRRSTLVRVTPAGAEVATELREMLEGLEQGIHARIDARDFAGFKSVMQAIADLTQVDLNRTETP from the coding sequence ATGGAACCGTCACGGAGCCGTGAACAGAAGCCCAAGCCCCTGGAGTTCATCTCTCCCCTGCACAAGGCAACACGGCAGATCGGAGAGTTCATCGAAACAGACTCCAGGGAGCGCGGCGTCGAGCCCAGCGAGGGACATCTGCTTTCCTACACGACTCTCTACGGACCCTGCCCGGTCTCCCAGCTCACGCGCGTGTTTGGATACAAACCGTCGACGCTGACCGGGATGCTGGACCGCCTCGAGGAGCGGGGTCTGCTCACGCGCGAGCCCAACCCGGAGGATCGTCGCTCCACCCTGGTGCGGGTGACGCCGGCCGGTGCCGAGGTGGCGACCGAGTTGCGAGAGATGTTGGAGGGTCTGGAGCAGGGCATCCACGCACGCATCGACGCGCGGGACTTCGCGGGCTTCAAGTCGGTGATGCAGGCCATCGCCGACCTGACCCAGGTCGACCTCAACCGCACGGAGACCCCATGA
- a CDS encoding VOC family protein, translating to MEGIRSKQQGVPTWADCATTDLDAAERFYSTVFGWTPERMRGADGNLYSVQRLDGAMVAGLYELDPRLRSMGVPPHWGTYMHVDDVAATLERVKAAGGTVLEEPITEPGVGTIAIIQDPVGGFLRLWHPAPEHGAEIFDVPGAMTWNELCTKEPEKAAAFYATVFGVAVERMGLPTPYITLNVAGRPVAGILKQTPEMGDFPTSWDVYFATDDVDRAAETAIAAGGTVLRAPFDVPGGSRMAVLQDPQGAVFEVIRMSTDHG from the coding sequence ATGGAGGGAATCCGATCCAAGCAGCAGGGCGTGCCCACGTGGGCCGACTGCGCCACTACGGACCTCGATGCGGCTGAGCGCTTCTACTCCACGGTGTTCGGCTGGACGCCTGAACGCATGCGCGGCGCGGACGGTAACCTCTACTCCGTGCAGCGACTCGACGGTGCAATGGTGGCGGGGCTCTACGAGCTCGATCCGCGCCTCCGCAGCATGGGCGTACCCCCCCACTGGGGCACGTACATGCACGTCGATGACGTCGCCGCCACACTGGAGCGGGTGAAGGCAGCGGGAGGCACCGTGCTGGAGGAACCCATCACAGAGCCCGGTGTCGGCACCATCGCCATCATCCAGGATCCAGTCGGAGGGTTCCTGCGGCTGTGGCATCCCGCGCCGGAACATGGCGCTGAGATCTTCGACGTTCCGGGAGCCATGACCTGGAACGAGCTCTGCACCAAAGAGCCCGAGAAAGCGGCCGCGTTCTACGCCACGGTCTTCGGCGTCGCCGTGGAGCGGATGGGGCTACCCACGCCCTACATCACGCTCAACGTCGCGGGGCGTCCCGTGGCCGGGATCCTGAAGCAGACGCCTGAGATGGGGGACTTTCCCACCTCGTGGGATGTGTACTTCGCGACCGACGATGTGGACCGTGCCGCAGAGACCGCGATAGCCGCGGGAGGCACGGTGCTGCGGGCCCCGTTCGACGTCCCGGGCGGAAGCCGCATGGCCGTGCTGCAGGACCCGCAAGGCGCGGTCTTCGAGGTGATCCGCATGAGCACGGATCACGGCTGA